One segment of Salvia splendens isolate huo1 chromosome 20, SspV2, whole genome shotgun sequence DNA contains the following:
- the LOC121782802 gene encoding decapping 5-like protein isoform X2 codes for MSKEPSSNGNNATSQPSPSSAGDSFIGSFISVMSKSEIRYEGILYFLNPQDSTFGLKDVRTFGTEGRRNDGKEVPPSDKVFEYILFRGSDIKDVKVITNPLVQKPEKLHNDPAIIESNYHIPPYSSSHSVSPVPGYSTFYSESSGLNARSHLNMLPSNPSGSQMGWGSSQSTHSGSSSYDIPTGPTQWQGYHAAPGGTSIAQQHPLSSAPITHLLQNPASTAMAMTNMSDFVPSGNSLSSEQSQPLYNSTTINSRGLTQPLPLAYQNTGSIEAQAANKVVPDASSLPAQFLPYSASSGMSQISNSFLGAPNPSQPRLSEYSMSKKLYAEPNDVTGTSSNSPNFLPSAAGLAVHPPLLPLPPTAQKLQSPLQFTEEFDFEAMNEKFKKDEVWGYLGKANQRVNIDGMQSAINSQEFGDDKLDLISKSDPKPAYSKDDFFDTISCNSLGWGTRDGQNQLSERVKLNSETFGYVERRSQFGYGGQRSGHGQHRGPYNWGRGYNYGYRGHGRYV; via the exons ATGTCGAAAGAACCTTCTAGTAACGGCAACAATGCGACGTCGCAGCCCTCTCCATCGTCGGCGGGGGATTCCTTCATCGGAAGCTTCATAAGCGTCATGTCGAAATCCGAGATTCGCTACGAGGGGATTCTGTACTTCCTAAATCCTCAGGATTCCACCTTCGGCCTCAAAGACG TGAGAACATTTGGCACAGAGGGGAGAAGGAATGACGGGAAAGAAGTTCCACCTAGCGACAAAGTCTTTGAATACATTCTGTTTCGTGGGAGTGACATTAAA GATGTAAAAGTTATAACTAATCCACTTGTCCAAAAGCCGGAGAAACTTCACAACGATCCTGCAATTATAGAG TCAAACTATCATATTCCACCATATAGTTCATCACATTCGGTCTCACCTGTCCCTGGATATTCGACGTTCTACAGTGAATCATCTGGATTGAATGCGAGATCCCACTTAAACATGTTACCTTCCAATCCTTCTGGCAGTCAGATGGGATGGGGTTCGTCTCAGTCAACCCATAGCGGTTCATCTTCTTATGACATACCAACAGGTCCAACACAATGGCAGGGATATCATGCAGCACCAGGGGGCACTAGTATTGCTCAACAACATCCCTTGTCATCAGCTCCCATTACGCATCTCTTACAGAACCCAGCATCTACAGCCATGGCAATGACAAATATGTCAGATTTTGTTCCTTCCGG TAATTCACTTTCTTCAGAGCAATCTCAGCCCTTATATAATTCCACAACAATCAACTCAAGGGGGTTGACCCAACCTTTGCCATTAGCCTATCAGAACACAGGCAGCATTGAAGCTCAAGCTGCTAACAAAGTTGTTCCTGATGCATCATCCCTCCCTGCCCAGTTTTTACCATATTCAGCATCTTCTGGTATGAGCCAAATATCAAACTCTTTTCTTGGAGCTCCTAACCCATCACAGCCCAGACTATCTGAATATTCTAtgtcaaaaaaattatatgctGAACCGAATGATGTAACTGGTACTAGTTcaaattccccaaatttcttGCCATCAGCTGCTGGCCTAGCAGTTCATCCACCTCTTTTGCCACTTCCACCAACTGCACAAAAG TTGCAATCCCCTCTCCAGTTTACTGAAGAATTTGATTTTGAAGCAATGAATGAGAAGTTTAAGAAAGATGAAGTATGGGGTTATCTTGGAAAAGCAAACCAAAGAGTGAATATAGATGGGATGCAAAGTGCAATCAATAGCCAAGAAtttggggatgataaacttGACTTGATATCGAAGAGTGATCCCAAG CCTGCATACAGTAAggatgacttttttgatacaaTTTCTTGTAATTCTCTTGGATGGGGAACTAGGGATGGGCAGAATCAATTATCTGAGAGGGTTAAACTAAACTCGGAG ACATTTGGTTATGTTGAAAGAAGATCTCAGTTTGGTTATGGTGGGCAGAGAAGTGGACATGGTCAGCATCGTGGCCCATACAATTGGGGAAGAGGATATAACTATGGTTATAGAGGTCATGGCCGTTATGTGTAA
- the LOC121782802 gene encoding protein decapping 5-like isoform X1 has product MSKEPSSNGNNATSQPSPSSAGDSFIGSFISVMSKSEIRYEGILYFLNPQDSTFGLKDVRTFGTEGRRNDGKEVPPSDKVFEYILFRGSDIKDVKVITNPLVQKPEKLHNDPAIIESNYHIPPYSSSHSVSPVPGYSTFYSESSGLNARSHLNMLPSNPSGSQMGWGSSQSTHSGSSSYDIPTGPTQWQGYHAAPGGTSIAQQHPLSSAPITHLLQNPASTAMAMTNMSDFVPSGYQLVASSSSCLNSLPNSTSEQLLPSMLHSNSLSSEQSQPLYNSTTINSRGLTQPLPLAYQNTGSIEAQAANKVVPDASSLPAQFLPYSASSGMSQISNSFLGAPNPSQPRLSEYSMSKKLYAEPNDVTGTSSNSPNFLPSAAGLAVHPPLLPLPPTAQKLQSPLQFTEEFDFEAMNEKFKKDEVWGYLGKANQRVNIDGMQSAINSQEFGDDKLDLISKSDPKPAYSKDDFFDTISCNSLGWGTRDGQNQLSERVKLNSETFGYVERRSQFGYGGQRSGHGQHRGPYNWGRGYNYGYRGHGRYV; this is encoded by the exons ATGTCGAAAGAACCTTCTAGTAACGGCAACAATGCGACGTCGCAGCCCTCTCCATCGTCGGCGGGGGATTCCTTCATCGGAAGCTTCATAAGCGTCATGTCGAAATCCGAGATTCGCTACGAGGGGATTCTGTACTTCCTAAATCCTCAGGATTCCACCTTCGGCCTCAAAGACG TGAGAACATTTGGCACAGAGGGGAGAAGGAATGACGGGAAAGAAGTTCCACCTAGCGACAAAGTCTTTGAATACATTCTGTTTCGTGGGAGTGACATTAAA GATGTAAAAGTTATAACTAATCCACTTGTCCAAAAGCCGGAGAAACTTCACAACGATCCTGCAATTATAGAG TCAAACTATCATATTCCACCATATAGTTCATCACATTCGGTCTCACCTGTCCCTGGATATTCGACGTTCTACAGTGAATCATCTGGATTGAATGCGAGATCCCACTTAAACATGTTACCTTCCAATCCTTCTGGCAGTCAGATGGGATGGGGTTCGTCTCAGTCAACCCATAGCGGTTCATCTTCTTATGACATACCAACAGGTCCAACACAATGGCAGGGATATCATGCAGCACCAGGGGGCACTAGTATTGCTCAACAACATCCCTTGTCATCAGCTCCCATTACGCATCTCTTACAGAACCCAGCATCTACAGCCATGGCAATGACAAATATGTCAGATTTTGTTCCTTCCGGGTATCAACTTGTAGCTTCCAGTTCTAGTTGCTTAAATTCGTTACCGAATTCCACTTCTGAGCAACTGCTTCCATCCATGCTGCACAGTAATTCACTTTCTTCAGAGCAATCTCAGCCCTTATATAATTCCACAACAATCAACTCAAGGGGGTTGACCCAACCTTTGCCATTAGCCTATCAGAACACAGGCAGCATTGAAGCTCAAGCTGCTAACAAAGTTGTTCCTGATGCATCATCCCTCCCTGCCCAGTTTTTACCATATTCAGCATCTTCTGGTATGAGCCAAATATCAAACTCTTTTCTTGGAGCTCCTAACCCATCACAGCCCAGACTATCTGAATATTCTAtgtcaaaaaaattatatgctGAACCGAATGATGTAACTGGTACTAGTTcaaattccccaaatttcttGCCATCAGCTGCTGGCCTAGCAGTTCATCCACCTCTTTTGCCACTTCCACCAACTGCACAAAAG TTGCAATCCCCTCTCCAGTTTACTGAAGAATTTGATTTTGAAGCAATGAATGAGAAGTTTAAGAAAGATGAAGTATGGGGTTATCTTGGAAAAGCAAACCAAAGAGTGAATATAGATGGGATGCAAAGTGCAATCAATAGCCAAGAAtttggggatgataaacttGACTTGATATCGAAGAGTGATCCCAAG CCTGCATACAGTAAggatgacttttttgatacaaTTTCTTGTAATTCTCTTGGATGGGGAACTAGGGATGGGCAGAATCAATTATCTGAGAGGGTTAAACTAAACTCGGAG ACATTTGGTTATGTTGAAAGAAGATCTCAGTTTGGTTATGGTGGGCAGAGAAGTGGACATGGTCAGCATCGTGGCCCATACAATTGGGGAAGAGGATATAACTATGGTTATAGAGGTCATGGCCGTTATGTGTAA
- the LOC121782412 gene encoding AP-4 complex subunit epsilon-like, translating to MGSQGGFGQSKEFLDLIKSIGESRSKAEEDRIVLREVETLKVRLNDPNTPKYKLKEYIIRLLYVEMLGHDASFGYIHAVKMTHDENLLLKRTGYLAVTLFLNEDHDLIILIVNTIQKDLKSDNFLVVCAALNAVCRLINEETIPAVLPQVVDLLGHQKEAVRKKAVMALHRFSQKAPGSVSHLVSNFRKKLCDNDPGVMGAALCPLFDLINADVDKYKDLAVSFVNILKQVAERRLPKSYDYHQMPAPFIQIKLLKILSLLGTGDKKASEQMYTIVGDIMRKCDSTSNIGNAILYESICCVSSLHPNPKLLEAAADAIAKFLKSDSHNLKYLGIDALTRLIKINPEIAEQHQLAVIDCLEDPDDTLKRKTFDLLYKMTSSSNVEVIVDRMIEYMISINDSHYKTEIASRCVELAEQFAPNNQWFIQTMNKVFEHAADLVNAKVAHNLMKLIAEGFGEDDDTADSQLRSSAVESYLRIMGEPKLPSAFLQVICWVLGEYGIADGKYSASYIIGKLCDVAEAHPDDDTVKAYAVTGIMKIYSFEIASGNPVDLLPECQSLIEEMLASHSTDLQQRAYELQSIFTLDARAVKKIMPMDSTCDDIEIDKNLSFLDGYVQQAIENGAQPYIPESERLGISSISDFRSHDVHEPSTHALRFEAYELPKPSLPHNIPPVLASSTELVPVEPSYVIDIPHPTSAPSASDTGSSELKLRLDGVQKKWGRPTYSSPAPSSSSTDLVKVQNEAPRPDSASSSKPKTRDSSYDSRKQQTEIPPEKQRLAASLFGGSSKSEGRQPPSQKNSKTQNHTSDKSRSSKASAPDTAVKPSQPPPDLLDLGEPSIASSVPSVDPFKQFEGLFDFTQETTPASTGGVDGASKDSDFTSLFADMSLSAQSNIDPNPESNGLGGSKVEPTSPQLNKGPNLKEALEKDALVRQVGVTPSGQNPNLFKDLLG from the exons ATGGGCTCCCAAGGCGGATTCGGCCAGTCCAAGGAGTTCCTCGACCTCATCAAATCAATCGGCGAGTCCCGATCCAAAGCCGAGGAAGACCGCATTGTATTGCGCGAAGTGGAGACTCTCAAAGTTAGGTTGAACGACCCCAACACCCCCAAATACAAGCTCAAGGAGTACATAATTCGCCTCCTCTATGTCGAGATGCTCGGCCACGACGCCTCCTTCGGGTACATCCACGCTGTGAAGATGACGCACGACGAGAATTTGCTGCTCAAGAGAACTGGATACCTGGCGGTGACGCTGTTTCTGAATGAGGATCATGATTTGATCATTTTGATCGTGAACACGATACAGAAGGACTTGAAGAGTGATAATTTTTTGGTCGTTTGCGCGGCATTAAATGCGGTGTGTAGGCTGATCAATGAGGAGACGATTCCGGCGGTTCTGCCGCAGGTTGTGGACCTGTTAGGGCACCAGAAGGAGGCGGTGAGGAAGAAGGCTGTCATGGCTCTTCACCGGTTTTCTCAAAAGGCTCCTGGGTCGGTTTCCCATCTTGTTTCCAATTTCCGCAAG AAACTTTGTGATAATGATCCTGGGGTCATGGGTGCTGCTCTTTGCCCGCTATTTGATCTTATTAATGCTGATGTTGACAAATATAAGGACCTGGCGGTTAGTTTCGTAAACATTCTTAAGCAAGTAGCTGAGCGCAGACTACCAAAGAGTTATGACTATCATCAGATGCCTGCTCCATTCATTCAG atcaaattattgaaaattcTATCCCTACTGGGTACTGGTGACAAGAAGGCCAGTGAACAAATGTACACAATTGTTGGTGACATAATGAGAAAATGCGATTCAACAAGCAATATTGGGAATGCCATTCTTTACGAGAGCATTTGTTGTGTTTCATCATTACACCCCAACCCAAAGTTGCTTGAAGCTGCTGCTGATGCCATTGCAAAATTTCTAAAA AGCGACAGCCACAACCTGAAGTATCTTGGTATCGATGCTCTTACTCGACTAATAAAGATAAACCCAGAAATAGCTGAGCAACATCAACTGGCTGTAATTGATTGCTTAGAG GACCCAGATGATACCTTAAAGCGAAAGACATTTGACCTGCTCTACAAAATGACCAGCTCATCGAATGTAGAAGTAATTGTGGACCGCATGATTGAGTACATGATAAGCATCAATGATAGTCATTACAAAACCGAAATAGCTTCAAGATGTGTTGAACTTGCCGAGCAATTTGCTCCAAACAACCAATGGTTCATACAG acCATGAATAAAGTGTTTGAGCATGCAGCTGACCTGGTGAATGCTAAAGTTGCACATAATTTGATGAAATTGATTGCAGAGGGATTTGGAGAGGATGATGATACCGCAGATAGTCAGCTTAGATCATCTGCT GTGGAGTCTTACCTTCGAATTATGGGAGAGCCAAAATTACCTTCTGCTTTTCTTCAA GTAATTTGTTGGGTCTTAGGAGAATATGGGATTGCAGATGGTAAATATTCAGCCTCATACATCATTGGGAAGTTGTGTGATGTTGCAGAGGCACACCCCGATGATGATACAGTGAAG GCATACGCAGTGACAGGAATAATGAAGATATACTCATTTGAAATAGCATCTGGGAATCCCGTAGACTTACTGCCCGAG TGCCAATCACTGATTGAAGAAATGTTGGCATCTCACTCAACGGACCTTCAGCAGCGTGCATATGAGCTTCAATCCATCTTCACTTTAGATGCTCGAGCTGTCAAGAAAATAATGCCTATGGATTCAACTTGTGATGACATTGAG ATTGACAAAAACCTTTCATTTCTAGATGGTTATGTCCAACAAGCAATAGAAAATGGTGCTCAGCCATATATTCCGGAGAGTGAGCGCCTTGGAATATCAAGTATAAGCGATTTCAGGAGTCACGACGTACACGAACCATCCACACATGCTCTTAGGTTTGAGGCCTACGAGTTGCCTAAACCATCTTTGCCTCATAATATTCCTCCTGTATTAGCATCCTCCACTGAGCTTGTTCCTGTCGAGCCATCATATGTTATTGATATCCCGCATCCTACTTCTGCTCCGTCAGCTTCTGATACTGGGTCATCGGAACTGAAACTACGGCTTGACGGGGTTCAGAAGAAGTGGGGACGGCCTACTTACTCCTCTCCAGCACCATCTAGTTCAAGCACCGACCTGGTGAAGGTTCAGAATGAGGCACCCAGACCAGACTCAGCAAGCAGTTCAAAACCTAAAACTCGTGATTCGTCTTATGATTCAAGAAAGCAGCAAACTGAAATCCCTCCAGAAAAGCAAAGACTCGCAGCATCACTTTTTGGGGGCTCATCAAAATCTGAGGGCAGACAGCCTCCTAGccagaaaaattcaaaaactcAGAATCACACTTCAGATAAGTCTCGTTCATCGAAGGCTTCAGCTCCTGACACTGCTGTAAAACCATCCCAGCCACCTCCAGACTTGCTGGACTTAGGTGAACCATCTATTGCTAGCAGCGTACCTTCAGTAGATCCTTTCAAGCAATTTGAAGGTCTTTTTGATTTCACACAAGAAACAACCCCAGCAAGTACAGGTGGAGTTGATGGTGCTTCTAAAGATTCCGATTTCACATCTCTTTTTGCAGACATGTCTCTATCTGCCCAGAGTAATATTGATCCGAACCCAGAATCTAATGGTCTTGGGGGAAGTAAAGTCGAACCTACATCACCCCAATTGAACAAGGGGCCAAATTTGAAGGAAGCTTTGGAAAAGGACGCACTTGTAAGACAAGTGGGCGTGACACCATCTGGTCAGAACCCCAACTTATTTAAAGATTTACTAGGCTAG
- the LOC121782436 gene encoding abscisic acid 8'-hydroxylase CYP707A2-like, translating into MDSITIYFSIFATAAISLFLFLFKFVFSAAHSKLPLPPGTLGWPYIGETFQLYSQNPNTFFASKLKKYGSIFKTHILGCPCVMIASPEAAKQVLVTNAHLFKPTFPASKERMLGKQAIFFHQGDYHAKLRKLVLRAFLPEAIKSIVSEVDSIAVDSLQSWDGKLITTFQEMKTYAFNVALLSILGKDEAQYREDLKRCYYILEKGYNSMPINLPGTLFHKAMKARKELSRILAKILAVRRETKQHHSDLLGSFMEESEGLTDEQIADNIIGVVFAARDTTASIMTWILKYLAENPSVLQAVTEEQEAIIKAKEESGEEKLLNWADTKRMPMTKRVIQETLRVASILSFTFREAVEDVEFNGYLIPKGWKVLPLFRNIHHNPENFPEPEKFDPSRFEVAPKPNTFMPFGNGVHSCPGNELAKLEILVLLHHLTTKYRYSMMAPQNGVQYGPFPLPQNGLPIKISLKK; encoded by the exons ATGGATTCCATCACTATTTACTTCTCCATCTTTGCCACCGCAGCTAtctccctcttcctcttcctcttcaaaTTCGTCTTCTCCGCCGCCCACTCCAAGCTCCCCCTCCCCCCGGGCACCCTCGGCTGGCCCTACATCGGCGAAACCTTCCAACTCTACTCCCAGAATCCCAACACCTTCTTCGCCTCCAAactcaagaa GTATGGCTCCATATTCAAGACCCACATACTCGGATGCCCCTGCGTGATGATTGCTAGCCCGGAGGCTGCGAAGCAGGTGCTCGTCACCAATGCGCATCTCTTCAAGCCGACATTCCCGGCTAGCAAGGAGAGGATGTTGGGGAAGCAAGCCATATTCTTCCACCAGGGCGACTACCACGCCAAGCTCAGGAAGTTGGTCCTCCGAGCCTTCTTGCCCGAGGCCATCAAGAGCATCGTCTCCGAGGTCGACTCCATCGCTGTCGACTCCCTTCAATCATGGGATGGGAAGCTCatcaccactttccaagaaatGAAAACA TATGCATTCAATGTGGCATTGCTGTCAATTCTTGGAAAGGATGAAGCCCAGTACAGGGAGGATCTCAAGAGGTGTTATTACATCCTCGAAAAGGGGTACAATTCAATGCCGATCAACTTGCCTGGGACGCTCTTCCACAAGGCCATGAAAGCAAGGAAGGAGCTATCAAGAATCTTGGCCAAGATTCTGGCAGTTAGGAGGGAGACAAAGCAGCACCACAGTGATCTCTTGGGATCATTCATGGAGGAATCCGAGGGCCTCACCGACGAGCAGATCGCAGACAACATAATCGGGGTAGTCTTCGCCGCTCGTGACACAACAGCTAGCATCATGACATGGATCCTCAAGTACCTTGCAGAAAATCCAAGTGTGCTGCAAGCAGTCACT GAAGAGCAAGAGGCAATAATTAAGGCTAAAGAGGAAAGTGGTGAGGAGAAGCTACTGAATTGGGCTGACACAAAGAGGATGCCAATGACAAAAAGGGTCATTCAAGAAACACTCAGAGTTGCCTCAATTTTATCCTTCACTTTTAGAGAAGCTGTGGAAGATGTTGAATTTAATG GATATTTGATACCAAAAGGGTGGAAAGTGCTGCCACTATTCAGAAACATTCACCATAATCCAGAAAATTTTCCAGAGCCAGAGAAGTTTGATCCTTCAAGATTTGAG GTTGCACCCAAGCCCAATACATTCATGCCATTTGGCAATGGGGTCCACTCTTGCCCAGGGAATGAGCTAGCCAAGCTGGAGATCTTGGTTTTATTACATCATCTCACCACAAAGTACAG GTATTCTATGATGGCCCCACAGAATGGAGTCCAGTATGGACCCTTCCCTCTTCCCCAGAATGGTCTGCCCATCAAAATCTCTCTCAAGAAATGA